In Polaribacter pacificus, the genomic window TTTCTAGAACTTTCATTTTGCTTGTATACTTGCTCTACACCATTAACCGTAGACACATAGTTGTTTAGACTCGTGGTATTTAAAACATCATTAAAGAATAAGGACATTTTTACATTGCTCTTTTTAAAATGATGCTCCAAACCAAATGACAGATCAAACATTTCTCCTAGGCTATACAAGCCGCTGTTGTGCTTTGAACTATACCAAGAATTTAGCTGCAACTTTGTGTTTTCGGCGAGTGTAAACGTATTGTTTGACGTTAAATACAAACGCATTCCATTTTTAGGTTGAGAACCAAAATCTTTGATAAAACGAGTTTGATATCCTAATAAATTAATGCTGTTCTGACTTTTCCACCAAGAAACTTTAGCGTATGAAAAGCTCTCTGTAATCCCATAATTGTATTGGGTAAAATAATTCTCTCTAGTTATAATTTGGGTTTGATTTGCAATATCTGAAGTAAAAACTGTACCAAAACCATTGCTAATATAGTTTACAAAAACACTGGTGTGAAACTTGTTTTTATACACATGTGAAAACTCAAAATTATCACTAAAGGTAGGCTGTAAAAAAGGGTTTCCTACACTATAACTCTTGTCGTTGATATAATATCGAAACGGGTTTAAATGTGTAAAGTTAGGCCTGTTTATTCTTCTCCCATAAGTAAATCCAAAGTTGTGATAATCATTTTTTGTGTATGAAAAATAGAGCGTTGGAAATAGCTTTGTATACTCATTGGCGTTGGTCTGATTTACCTGAGTACTCAGCCCTTCAGTTTTTGAATTTTCTAAACGCAGACCAAATTGCATTTGCAACTTATTAGTTAATTGGGTATTCCCAGAAACATAGGCTGCTAAATTATCTTCGTGATAGGTAAATTTATTAGATCGACTTGCATCTAAAACTGCTGTCCCTGAGATGGTATTATAATAAAAAACATCACTCAAAGACTTGGTAAAGCTAGCTTTAGCACCAAAAGAAACATGAATCTTTTTTAAGGGTAGATCAACATCTAGCTTCGTACTAAAGTTTTCTATTTTTTGGTTAGCATTGTTTATCGCTGCAGAGTTAAGGCCTTCAAAATTGCCATTTGCAAAATAACTTTCAGTAACAAAGTCTCTATCTCTTTTAGAATTTAATGTAAAATAATCAGCATCCAAAGAAATGCGCTTCCCTAAAGAATCCAATTGAGTAATGAGGTGAAAATTTAGCGTGTGGTTTTTTGTATTGACATTGTTCACTCCGGTATTGATCAACTTTTTTTCCAAGTTATTATTTGCATCAAAAATTGAAGAAATAGTGGTTCCTAGATCTTTTGGCGTATTGCTGGTTGTTAAATATTGCAGTCCAAAAGTAGTTTTAGCTGACAGCGCATAATCAACTAAAAAACGTCCAGAAAATTGATCCTTACCCATTTTAGATCGTACATCAATATCCCAAAAATTGTTGGGGTAGTGTATTTGCAAACCTTCATTATTTTCAAAAGAACCCTTGCTTGCGTTTAGATTTGCAGAAAATGAAATTCTGTTTTTATTGTAAAAGAAATTGTTTGTGAGCGTGGTAAAATTATAGCTGTTTTGGTTGTAGGTTAAAGTACTCGAATTTCTCCAAGAATTCTGTACCCCTTTCTTTAAAACAATATTAATTAAACCTCCATTACCAGCAGCTTCGTATTTGGCAGGCGGATTTGTAATGACTTCTATCTTTTCAATATCATTCGCATTCAACCCACTTAAAAAACTTACCAATTCATCGCCTTGTAGAGGAGAAATTCTATCATTGATCAATACTCTAGAAGCACCTTTCCCAAGAATTTGTATGGTTCCGTTTTGGAGCTGAACACCTGGAGTGATTTTTAAAATATCAACACCGTTTCCACCTGTTGCTGCAATACTTTGTGACACATTAAACACCAGACGGTCAATTTTTCTTTCTAGGATTCTTTTGGTAAATTGAATGACAACCTCATCTAAAAGCGCTTCGCTTTCTGAAATTAAAATCGTTCCTAAATGAATGTCTTTTGTAAGGTTAACTTCTCTTGTTACATTTTTATAGCCAATAAAACTGACGGTTAATTTATAAGTACCTGCCTTTACTTTTAAACTAAAAAAACCAGTATCATCTGTTGTGGTTCCAGTGATTATTTTTTGGTTGGCATCCGTTATTACTACATTGGCATACGGAATTGCTTCTGTTTTGTCCGCTACTTTTCCAGTAATGGTTTGTGCTATAATTAGCGCTGGAAAGAAAAATAAGAAGATTGTGATAAGCTGTTTCATTTTTGATGTCATTTTGTTGTTATTAATTTTGATGAGACAAAAATGAGCTTCTTTACAAAGACAGACGACCGAAAACG contains:
- a CDS encoding TonB-dependent receptor domain-containing protein, which translates into the protein MKQLITIFLFFFPALIIAQTITGKVADKTEAIPYANVVITDANQKIITGTTTDDTGFFSLKVKAGTYKLTVSFIGYKNVTREVNLTKDIHLGTILISESEALLDEVVIQFTKRILERKIDRLVFNVSQSIAATGGNGVDILKITPGVQLQNGTIQILGKGASRVLINDRISPLQGDELVSFLSGLNANDIEKIEVITNPPAKYEAAGNGGLINIVLKKGVQNSWRNSSTLTYNQNSYNFTTLTNNFFYNKNRISFSANLNASKGSFENNEGLQIHYPNNFWDIDVRSKMGKDQFSGRFLVDYALSAKTTFGLQYLTTSNTPKDLGTTISSIFDANNNLEKKLINTGVNNVNTKNHTLNFHLITQLDSLGKRISLDADYFTLNSKRDRDFVTESYFANGNFEGLNSAAINNANQKIENFSTKLDVDLPLKKIHVSFGAKASFTKSLSDVFYYNTISGTAVLDASRSNKFTYHEDNLAAYVSGNTQLTNKLQMQFGLRLENSKTEGLSTQVNQTNANEYTKLFPTLYFSYTKNDYHNFGFTYGRRINRPNFTHLNPFRYYINDKSYSVGNPFLQPTFSDNFEFSHVYKNKFHTSVFVNYISNGFGTVFTSDIANQTQIITRENYFTQYNYGITESFSYAKVSWWKSQNSINLLGYQTRFIKDFGSQPKNGMRLYLTSNNTFTLAENTKLQLNSWYSSKHNSGLYSLGEMFDLSFGLEHHFKKSNVKMSLFFNDVLNTTSLNNYVSTVNGVEQVYKQNESSRNFRLSLSYDFGNKKVQVKNRDFGNDDELRRSH